One segment of Brassica napus cultivar Da-Ae chromosome C3, Da-Ae, whole genome shotgun sequence DNA contains the following:
- the BNAC03G28160D gene encoding uncharacterized protein BNAC03G28160D: MYGVGGSGTAGLAEVYAMRKMYKENMKKKIEAAAAAKEDKYNVVEKTKIGEMKKPKKSLQTNSRVSSVDI, encoded by the coding sequence ATGTACGGTGTTGGTGGATCGGGGACAGCGGGGTTGGCAGAGGTATACGCGATGAGAAAAATGTATAAGGaaaacatgaagaaaaaaattgaggCCGCAGCAGCAGCAAAAGAAGATAAATACAATGTTGTAGAGAAGACCAAAATCGGggaaatgaagaaaccaaagaaaaGTCTCCAGACTAATTCGAGGGTTTCCTCCGTAGATATTTAA
- the LOC106387017 gene encoding non-specific lipid transfer protein GPI-anchored 4-like — protein MKQYLCLSILVLLSPSFAPIHARNKSHSAMSPSPVATPAPGPSNSDCSSVIYDMMDCLSYITPGSNDTSPTKVCCGGILSVLQYNPKCVCVGLASTKDMGIEINSTRAHSMPTTCKLPIAAPHCAIPGASAPGASTPVSPSAGTPMTSPSSDESPTSPSSDESPTSSPSLAESPGMTAPSPSSSGTNQLSVSTLTLFAIIVSSITYILGFF, from the exons ATGAAGCAATATCTATGTCTTTCTATCTTGGTACTACTATCACCATCATTTGCTCCCATCCACGCCCGCAACAAATCACATTCCGCAATGTCTCCCTCACCGGTAGCAACTCCGGCGCCAGGACCGTCAAATTCTGATTGCTCGAGCGTAATATATGACATGATGGATTGTCTATCGTACATAACCCCCGGATCAAATGATACCAGTCCCACGAAAGTGTGTTGTGGGGGAATACTATCTGTTTTACAATATAATCCTAAGTGTGTTTGCGTCGGCTTAGCGAGTACCAAAGATATGGGGATTGAAATTAATAGCACTAGAGCTCATTCCATGCCCACGACTTGCAAGCTCCCCATTGCTGCTCCCCATTGTG CTATACCGGGCGCGTCAGCACCGGGTGCATCTACTCCTG TTTCACCATCAGCTGGAACACCTATGACTTCACCATCTTCAGACGAGTCACCAACATCGCCATCTTCAGACGAGTCACCAACATCTTCACCATCTTTGGCTGAGTCGCCTGGAATGACGGCACCGTCTCCCTCAAGTTCTGGCACCAACCAGCTCTCAGTTTCAACACTGACCCTCTTTGCCATTATCGTGTCTTCTATAACATACATTTTGGGTTTTTtctaa